A single Rhinolophus ferrumequinum isolate MPI-CBG mRhiFer1 chromosome 12, mRhiFer1_v1.p, whole genome shotgun sequence DNA region contains:
- the AQP3 gene encoding aquaporin-3: protein MGRQKELVSRCGEMLHIRYRLLRQALAECLGTLILVMFGCGSVAQVILSRGTHGGFLTINLAFGFAVTLGILVAGQVSGAHLNPAVTFAMCFLAREPWIKLPIYTLAQTLGAFLGAGIVFGLYYDAIWNFANNELVVSGPNGTAGIFATYPSGHLDMVNGFFDQFIGTASLIVCVLAIVDPYNNPVPRGLEAFTVGLVVLVIGTSMGFNSGYAVNPARDFGPRLFTAIAGWGSEVFTTGRHWWWVPIVSPLLGSIAGVFVYQVMIGCHLDLPPPSTEQENVKLAHVKHKEQV from the exons ATGGGTCGACAGAAGGAGCTGGTGTCCCGCTGCGGGGAGATGCTCCACATCCGCTACCGGCTGCTTCGCCAGGCGCTGGCTGAGTGCCTGGGTACCCTCATCCTGGTG ATGTTCGGCTGTGGCTCTGTGGCCCAGGTCATTCTCAGCAGGGGCACCCACGGTGGTTTTCTTACCATCAACCTGGCCTTTGGCTTTGCCGTCACCCTGGGTATCCTCGTCGCTGGCCAGGTCTCTG GGGCCCACCTGAACCCTGCTGTAACCTTCGCCATGTGCTTCCTGGCCCGTGAGCCGTGGATCAAGCTGCCCATCTACACCCTGGCTCAGACGCTGGGAGCCTTCCTGGGTGCTGGGATTGTTTTTGGGTTGTATTATG ATGCAATCTGGAACTTCGCCAACAATGAGCTTGTAGTCTCGGGCCCCAATGGCACAGCTGGCATCTTTGCCACCTATCCCTCTGGACACTTGGACATGGTCAATGGCTTCTTCGATCAG TTCATCGGCACGGCCTCCCTTATTGTGTGTGTGCTGGCCATCGTGGACCCCTACAACAACCCCGTCCCCCGAGGCCTGGAGGCCTTCACCGTGGGCCTGGTGGTCCTGGTCATCGGCACCTCCATGGGCTTCAACTCCGGTTATGCCGTCAACCCTGCCCGGGACTTTGGGCCCCGCCTCTTCACTGCCATCGCGGGCTGGGGCTCGGAAGTCTTCAC GACTGGCCGCCACTGGTGGTGGGTGCCAATCGTCTCCCCACTCCTGGGCTCCATTGCGGGAGTCTTCGTGTACCAGGTCATGATCGGCTGCCACCTGGACCTGCCTCCACCCTCCACTGAGCAGGAGAATGTGAAGCTGGCCCACGTGAAGCACAAAGAGCAGGTCTGA